The sequence below is a genomic window from Salvelinus namaycush isolate Seneca chromosome 2, SaNama_1.0, whole genome shotgun sequence.
CAGGCTCGTGCTGGAATTACTGAACAAAATACCTGGCTACAGAGGGGGGCCTCTGTAGATAGACATGGGATATGGAGAACACATGATGGTGCCATATTAGCTACCACCACTCTACTGACGCTACTTATTAATGATGCACATGATCTAGATCATTGTGCAAGGGGGGAGGTGATAAGAAAAATCACAAAACAAGGTTTTTGGTCACCTTATCTACAGGCAACAGTAGATGAGATTTTGTCAAAATGTGAAATATGTGCAAAAAACAATATACGTAAAGGTATAGCTACGCCTATAGGTCACATACCGGTTCCAGAAGGCCCGTTTAGACATATTGTGATGGACTATGTAGACATGATAAAACCTATACGGGGTAAAAGGTACATGTTAGTTATCATAGACAGGTTCAGCAGATGGGTAGAAGCAGTACCATCGGTGGATCAAGGGTCAGGAACAGTGATAAAATTCTTATCAACAGAAGTAATTCCCAGATTCGGGATTCCGTCCGAAATTAGCTCAGACAATGGTTCAGCGTTTATacaaaaagttgtaaaaacaatAATACAGCAGCTAAGGATGAAACAAAGGCTGGGATGTGTTTATCATCCCCAATCGCAGGGGATGGTTGAGAGAGTTAACGGTTTTCTGAAAAACAAGATAACAAAGATTTGTAGATCTACAGGGCTTAATTGGGTGGATGCTTTACCGCTTGCACTAATGAGTTGCCGCATGGAAACTAACAGAAACACGCATCTATCGCCGCATGAAATGCTTACGGGTCGACCCATGCCTATACCAATGTTAGGAGGACTGTATAAAGGTCCCTCCTTGGATATATTGCAAAGTGAATTAAAATCGTATGTGATGTACCTAACCAAAATACACAAAGCTATATATTCACAGGAGAAAAAGACGGTGCCGGAGCCTGGACCTGAGggacctctcccagtgataccAGGGGATCTGGTCTACGTTCGAGTGTTTCGAAGGAAGTGGGATCAGccgaggagagaaggaccctacGAGGTGGCCGCAGCCACAAAAACAGCAGTCCAGGTGAAAGGAAGCAAGACGtggtaccatctaaaccactgcacACGAGTCCCAACAGAGAAAAGGATACAACCACATAGAGATGAGAACACAGAGGATGCTGATACACCAGGCGGGAGCCCGGAGGGAGCAGGAGCAGAGGAAACGATCGAAACGCCAGGGAGGAGTCAAGAAAATGGCAGACCAGATACAAGCCAAGATACGACGAGTGCATCAACTAAAGCTCTCAGAAGAAGTACCAGGGGAAAAAAGTCTGAACAGGAAAGGGAAAAACAACCAAAGCTTCCTCAGGTATGGTCAGAAAGCCCAGAAATGGGGGGGAGTAACATGCCTGTTGCTCCTGATGACATACCTGCTGTGGCAGACCTCTTTGACAGAAGCCCTCCACAGTGGGATCCCGAAGTACCACTTGCAGAATGGGAACATCTCTTCCCTGAAATTGATACCCTTCCAGATGAAAGCCCagtccggcctgaggagggagcctcaggggaagaaagaggaagagaagccTCACGAGAAAGGGAAggggatttccccacaattgacttGTCAACTCTTGAAGGGTCCCCCTAACAAACAATTGAAGTTAGAATGGCAGAAAAAAGACATTGACATAGCAAAAGTAATAATGAATACTAGTACAAAAATAACAGACTCACACATGATCAAGAAGTATGGTGGAAGCAGGAAAAGAAGAGAGGAATCAGCCGAACAATTAAAAAGGACTGACCaggttagaatctctgttccacctcaactCATAACTGAAATAGGAGAGCAGAAGACAATCTCAATCAAAAGGATCAAGCCTCTACCTGAGATTGCAttctgtggatggacacatcaccaaacaaagggagAAGTCATTTGGGACCCaaaaggatgtgacctgacagTAACCAAAGAAGCAGACGAGTGGGTGCTCACcatgaatcagattgaaccagttgaaggtgaagaattaatagttgaaataacaagaaCCAGATGgaccgaagggagtagcaccacAGTCATTAGAATTGGTCCTACGCCAATACCTAAACAGGAAGAGCCGGTGATAACTAAAACGACAACAACAGTGGAAACTGCTGCAAGGATTACAGCAGTTACTACCAAGGTATCATCCATTGCCATTAACAAACAGTCCAATGTACCCACAAAGAAACCTGAGGCATCAGAACCAGAAGGgttttttactgacatttggaactttctAAAAAACACTAACAATCGGCCTCGAGAAAAGGACAATGTGAATTCAACTGATGCTTTAACTTCAGAACTATACAAGGACAAATCATTGAAGAAATTAGTAGGAAATGAATGGTATGAATGGGCTCAATATACAGCAATGAAATTAAAATTGACAAATTGCTTACTATGTGCACCCTCTCCGCTGACAGAATTAGTGGTGGTACCAAGTCCTTATGATTACAAGGATTGTGCTGATTTTAATAAGAACTTTTGTCATTTGAGTAGACCAGAAAGGCCTTATTGCCCAGCTGAATGTTTGTCATATTTGGGTAATCCATATTATCATCAGTATTACAATCAAACTGGTTGGGGTAAGTGGTGTAAAGAATTGGATATAAGAATGGAAGTACAGAAGCTAGAGGTCCCACATAAATATCGGATAGATTATCAACAAACATATGAATGTTTTAACAGCACAAAAGGACAGAATGGGATAGGGAAGTTTAAAGGTAAGTGTGAGATCACATGGCACTTAACTACGGATACCACATGGAATGCAGACACTCCAAGAAGGGCTACTTATCAAGCAGCTGGAAGTTGGGTGGGAAAAGTAGTCATTCATGATAGTTGTCAAAATCAAACTCTAGCACTACCCTTAATTGCACCGTATGAAGAACAGACCAAGGTAGTTGCAGATTTCTTCTGGATATGTGGGGGGAATAGATTAAGGGCAACATTGCCAAAGGGATGGACAGGCCTCTGTGCAAGAGTTAGGTTGATTCAACAGATAACTATCACTGAATGGGATCCTAGTGATGCTAGGCAACTAAATACTAAAAATAGAGTAAAAAGAGAATATAAGTCTGACCCCAAGGTCTATTTGGATGCAATAGGTCAACCTAGAGGTGTTCCTAATGAGTACAAAGCAAGAGATGAGAttaaatcaggatttgaatcAATCTTTTTGTGGATAACACCAAATAAGAATTTAGAGTGGATTAATTATATTTACTATAACCAACAGAGATTCATTAATTATACTGACTCGGCTCTAACAGCATTAGGGGAACAGGTACAGGCTACCAGTAAAATGACTTGGCAAAACAGACAGGCTCTCAATTGGCTATTAGCAGAGAAAGGTGGAGTTTGTGTTATGTTTGGAGATGATTGTTGCACTTTTATTCCCAATAACACTGCGCCTAATGGATCCTTCGCAATTGCTATGGCTAAACTTAAAGGTTTACGAGCAGAGGTTAAGGCAAATGCTGGGTTTGACTCTCATGTTTGGGATTGGTTGGATCTAGcattaggaaagtggggagcTATGTTTGCTAAAATGGCTATTATGCTGGGAGGAGGGTTATTGGCTCTGGGTATtgtattttgttgtgttttaCCCTTGGTAAAATCACTTGTGGTCCAGACAACAGTCAAACAGATGTCTGTAAGGAGTGCTGACCCTCCTGTGGTAATTAATCCTGTACCTGGAAGCCCAGGTCATTATACTAATAGATATGGAAAGCCATGTAATGCGGTTGGTGGACCTCTGGACTGCCCCTTTGGCAATCCAAACTGTCTTTATGGAGTGATGCCGGGAGGTGGTTATGCTTGCCATGATTTCAGTAAGGATGGTCTACCTGTATATGCTGTATTCCCAAATTCAGACGAATGTCTAATTGGTACATGTCCACAAAGAGTGTCATTTGCGCCGTAAGTGCAAGTGGTGCACAAAATTTAATGTGGAAGGCCATAACCATCACGGAGACCCCGTGTTTTGCGCAAAATGTCAAAGAGGTGATTGTAGAATCTGTCAGGATGAGGATTGTGCTCCTATGTAAGGATTTTAGTATATCTATTTTTGTTTAAGGCcttgtgtttttgtatgtttggTTGAATTTTTAGATATGTATATCAATGAATATATATATGGTTTCTTTAATTAAAGCTAGTTATGCCTTCTAAAAACTAGGTTAATTTCAAAAACATGTTAGGTAACAGAGGGTATTCCGGTTACAAGTGTCTATGGACCATGTCCTTAATCTTCTAAACAAAGGTTGATATCATTGATATCACTTTATTAGAGAGGTGTCTGTGAGGGAGGATCATGTTGAAATGCTTAAATTTAGAATGATGTTGTGTCAATTTTCTTTTGTAACTGCATGTAGGtctttgatttttttttattatgtttttaTTATCATATTCATTGTATTATTTTCTTTATTCCACATAACTGAGATAACCTCAGGCAAGGCTACATACTACATGCTCATTGCTTCGTCAAAATATAATGGTTGATTATAAGTGTTTCTATACTAACTGGATCTTTTACTCCTATCTGTATTCAcgtttggagatgtttggtccagtTGACCTATATGCTTTATTCACAGTTAACCTGTATGCTTTATTTACATTTGATAATCTTTTTGCCCATCTTTGGTATTGGCTTTCACTCTTTATATGTCTCTTTAGTGTAGTTTTTGAGGCTAATTAGCCTCAAGAGGGAGGATTTGTAGGAGTAAATGCTTAGACATATAA
It includes:
- the LOC120020944 gene encoding uncharacterized protein LOC120020944 translates to MIQTSLGTANSTKVKKNLASLPGVTGTGTFLADDGFFGQSDKQGWPPNYNKEKKTVPEPGPEGPLPVIPGDLVYVRVFRRKWDQPRREGPYEVAAATKTAVQVKGSKTWYHLNHCTRVPTEKRIQPHRDENTEDADTPGGSPEGAGAEETIETPGRSQENGRPDTSQDTTSASTKALRRSTRGKKSEQEREKQPKLPQVWSESPEMGGSNMPVAPDDIPAVADLFDRSPPQWDPEVPLAEWEHLFPEIDTLPDESPVRPEEGASGEERGREASREREGDFPTIDLSTLEGSP